One Virgibacillus proomii DNA window includes the following coding sequences:
- the nagA gene encoding N-acetylglucosamine-6-phosphate deacetylase, whose amino-acid sequence MNYYIKADQFMLEDRMLEAGYLAITDGRFGEWSPSLPEEAEVVDWSGYTIAPGLFDTHIHGINGYDVMDGTKEAVHQISKALLPLGVTRFLPTTLTSSTEALEQAISVIVEATNEGLLGALSEGIYLEGPFFTERYKGAQNPKYFRDPDIDLFQQWQQLSNHTIVKIALAPERKGAIDFMKELSNYNILVSIGHSDASYDCSKQAVQAGARNFVHLFNGMSGLHHRNPGVAGTALMTNDTFAELICDGHHVHPDVANFAWQVKGEKIVLITDCMRAGLMPDGHYYLGEFPVVMQDGIARTETGSLAGSTLKLIDGVIHLQSWSHRPLHEVWHLASLSPAKSIGRDHELGSIHPGKYADYVVVDNELKIHAVAVNGEVKFQRKATE is encoded by the coding sequence ATGAATTATTATATCAAAGCAGATCAGTTTATGTTAGAAGATCGAATGCTAGAAGCAGGTTATCTCGCAATTACAGACGGTCGATTTGGAGAATGGAGTCCATCATTGCCGGAAGAGGCGGAAGTTGTCGACTGGAGTGGATATACAATTGCTCCCGGATTGTTCGATACACATATTCACGGAATAAACGGCTATGACGTGATGGACGGGACGAAGGAAGCAGTCCATCAAATTTCTAAAGCGTTATTGCCCTTAGGAGTTACCAGGTTTTTACCAACCACCTTAACTTCTTCAACTGAGGCACTGGAACAAGCCATATCTGTTATTGTAGAAGCAACAAACGAGGGTCTGTTAGGTGCTTTATCGGAAGGGATTTACCTTGAGGGCCCTTTTTTTACCGAGCGTTATAAAGGAGCGCAAAATCCAAAGTACTTTCGTGATCCAGATATCGATTTGTTCCAACAATGGCAACAGCTTAGCAATCATACAATTGTAAAAATAGCCCTTGCACCAGAGCGAAAAGGTGCCATTGATTTTATGAAGGAATTGAGTAATTACAATATTTTAGTAAGTATTGGTCATAGTGATGCAAGCTATGACTGTTCCAAACAAGCAGTTCAGGCAGGTGCAAGAAATTTTGTTCATTTGTTTAACGGCATGTCTGGATTGCATCATCGGAACCCGGGTGTTGCTGGTACAGCTTTGATGACAAACGATACATTTGCTGAATTGATTTGCGACGGTCACCATGTTCATCCTGATGTAGCCAATTTTGCTTGGCAGGTGAAAGGCGAGAAGATTGTACTGATTACAGATTGTATGCGTGCAGGTTTAATGCCAGATGGACATTATTATTTAGGTGAATTTCCTGTAGTAATGCAGGATGGAATTGCTAGGACAGAAACAGGTTCACTAGCAGGAAGTACCTTGAAACTGATTGATGGAGTTATACATCTACAAAGCTGGTCACATCGCCCTTTACATGAAGTTTGGCATTTAGCAAGTTTAAGTCCTGCTAAAAGCATCGGACGTGACCACGAGCTTGGCAGCATCCATCCAGGAAAATATGCGGATTATGTAGTAGTTGATAATGAACTGAAGATACATGCTGTAGCAGTAAATGGCGAAGTGAAATTTCAAAGGAAAGCAACTGAATAG
- a CDS encoding PTS sugar transporter subunit IIA, whose amino-acid sequence MIGIVITGHGSFPKGILESLHLIAGDVENLVMVPFEDDPVELETSLQQAIEQVDSDSGVVCFADLAGGTPFNVSSRIAAYKDDLRVIGGTNLPMILSCLFKRNQPLDDFVKTALNEGKENIKAFEIKKSERVDENLTMDGI is encoded by the coding sequence ATGATTGGAATAGTAATAACAGGACATGGATCATTTCCAAAGGGAATATTAGAGTCACTCCATTTAATTGCAGGAGATGTAGAAAATTTAGTGATGGTTCCCTTTGAAGATGATCCAGTCGAATTAGAAACATCTTTACAGCAAGCTATTGAACAAGTGGATTCAGATAGTGGAGTGGTTTGCTTTGCTGATCTAGCTGGGGGTACACCTTTCAATGTAAGCTCTCGGATCGCAGCGTATAAGGACGATCTTCGGGTAATTGGCGGGACAAATCTACCAATGATACTAAGTTGTTTGTTTAAGAGAAATCAACCTTTAGATGATTTTGTAAAAACTGCTTTAAATGAAGGGAAAGAAAACATAAAAGCTTTTGAAATTAAAAAGAGTGAACGTGTAGATGAAAATCTAACGATGGATGGTATTTAA
- a CDS encoding PTS system mannose/fructose/sorbose family transporter subunit IID, which yields MVSNSYQYEDITPAQDLQPKQIRKLAWRSLLLQASFNYERMQAAGWLYAILPGLRAVHKNKKDLSKAMKDHMEFFNTHPFLVTFIMGVILAMEQKKEDREAIRGIKVATMGPLGGIGDALFYLTLLPITASIGASLAVNGNMFGPFVFLILFNIIHFGVRFGLMSYGYKTGVRAISKLKEGTKHVSRAASIVGLTVVGGLIATYVAFKIDYTWVQGEAKLNVQTDILDQIMPALLPLAYTLLVYWLLKKGRSPLVLIGLTVVVGLVGSYFGIM from the coding sequence ATGGTATCTAATAGTTATCAATATGAAGATATTACTCCTGCACAAGACTTACAGCCAAAACAAATTAGAAAATTAGCTTGGAGATCATTGTTGTTACAAGCATCCTTTAATTATGAACGTATGCAAGCAGCTGGTTGGTTGTATGCTATACTCCCTGGTTTAAGGGCAGTTCATAAGAATAAAAAAGATTTGAGCAAGGCAATGAAGGATCATATGGAGTTCTTTAATACGCATCCTTTCTTAGTTACCTTTATCATGGGAGTTATTTTAGCCATGGAGCAAAAAAAGGAAGATAGAGAAGCCATTCGTGGAATAAAAGTAGCTACAATGGGCCCATTAGGCGGTATAGGCGATGCATTATTTTACTTGACCTTACTACCAATTACTGCAAGTATAGGTGCTTCGTTGGCAGTAAATGGTAATATGTTTGGGCCGTTTGTATTTTTGATCCTATTCAATATTATTCATTTTGGTGTACGATTTGGTCTCATGAGTTACGGTTATAAAACAGGCGTTAGAGCTATTAGTAAGTTGAAAGAAGGTACCAAACACGTTTCACGCGCCGCTTCGATCGTAGGCTTAACAGTAGTTGGTGGATTAATTGCAACCTATGTTGCTTTCAAAATTGATTATACATGGGTACAGGGAGAAGCAAAATTAAATGTGCAAACTGATATTTTAGATCAAATCATGCCAGCTTTGTTGCCTTTGGCGTATACGCTTTTAGTTTATTGGTTATTAAAAAAAGGACGTTCACCATTAGTATTGATAGGACTTACAGTAGTTGTCGGACTGGTTGGTTCGTATTTTGGAATCATGTAA
- the agaW gene encoding PTS N-acetylgalactosamine transporter subunit IIC: MLLEAILIAIWAGIIGIDLYVGLTHAHRPVVTGLVVGLILGDVTTGLIVGGTLELIWMGMVPLAGAQPPNVVIGGVIGTAFGVIAGQDPKVAVGVAIPFAVAVQGLITLFFTIFAPVMHKADQYALDANARGIERINYLGIAILFTFNALIAFLPIYFGAEKAAAFVETVPQWIIDGLSIAGGIMPAIGFAMLLRIMMKVEYIMFFIVGFILAAYLELPILAIALIGLAIALYDYYQNKHKQSPALEEEITDGI; the protein is encoded by the coding sequence ATGTTACTAGAAGCCATTTTAATAGCTATCTGGGCAGGAATTATTGGCATTGATTTATATGTTGGATTAACGCATGCGCATCGTCCTGTTGTTACTGGGCTTGTTGTTGGTTTAATTTTAGGTGATGTTACTACCGGATTAATAGTTGGAGGTACGTTGGAATTAATTTGGATGGGAATGGTTCCGTTAGCAGGAGCTCAACCCCCAAATGTGGTTATTGGTGGTGTGATTGGTACGGCATTTGGCGTTATAGCTGGTCAAGATCCTAAGGTTGCGGTTGGGGTAGCCATACCTTTTGCGGTAGCTGTTCAAGGTTTAATTACTCTATTTTTCACTATTTTTGCACCAGTAATGCACAAAGCTGATCAATATGCATTAGATGCAAATGCTAGAGGTATTGAAAGAATAAATTATTTAGGTATAGCCATTCTGTTTACGTTTAATGCTCTCATTGCATTTCTTCCTATTTATTTTGGAGCAGAGAAAGCAGCAGCCTTTGTAGAAACAGTTCCGCAATGGATTATTGATGGATTGTCGATTGCTGGTGGCATTATGCCTGCTATAGGCTTTGCAATGTTATTACGGATCATGATGAAGGTCGAATATATTATGTTTTTCATTGTTGGATTTATTTTAGCAGCATATTTAGAATTACCAATCTTAGCCATAGCTTTAATTGGTCTAGCCATAGCACTATATGATTATTACCAAAATAAACACAAGCAATCCCCAGCCCTAGAGGAGGAGATAACCGATGGTATCTAA
- the agaV gene encoding PTS N-acetylgalactosamine transporter subunit IIB, which yields MTTPNILLTRIDNRLIHGQVGVTWVNHLGANLVLVANDKAAKDKVQQSLMDMVLPDVIQARYFSLQKTIDVIHKASPRQKIFLVVKDVHDALTLKEGGVPIDHINIGNMHYEEGKKQISATVSVDEKDIEAFKRLDELGVTLDVRGVPNEKGQNIMDLI from the coding sequence ATGACAACACCAAATATTTTATTAACAAGGATTGATAATCGATTAATTCATGGACAAGTAGGGGTAACATGGGTAAATCATTTAGGAGCGAATTTAGTATTAGTTGCCAATGATAAGGCAGCAAAAGATAAAGTACAACAAAGTTTAATGGACATGGTCCTTCCAGATGTTATTCAAGCGAGATACTTTTCGTTACAAAAAACCATTGACGTCATTCATAAAGCATCACCAAGGCAAAAAATATTCCTCGTCGTAAAAGATGTACATGATGCCCTTACATTAAAGGAAGGAGGAGTGCCGATAGATCATATTAACATAGGAAATATGCATTATGAAGAAGGAAAAAAACAGATCTCTGCAACGGTTTCTGTAGATGAAAAGGATATAGAAGCATTTAAACGGCTTGATGAATTAGGTGTAACTCTGGATGTAAGAGGAGTTCCTAATGAAAAAGGTCAAAATATAATGGATCTAATTTGA
- a CDS encoding SIS domain-containing protein has protein sequence MFHLTEKELQKNLAGHTAQEIYQQPEIWQDTINIVVENQTKIERFLTAIYDQHEQVRVVMTGAGTSAFAGDILVPELQKQHQGKIQFEAIATTDIVSNPTHYLFKEIPTILVSFARSGNSPESVAAVKLAKDIIDDFYQVNITCNPNGQLAENTEHDENSLTILTPEKAHDQAFAMTSSFTSMILACYMIFSKHSISHNTIEGIIANGKRLVKQVVEVVEEVIAHDMERIVYLGSGSLGQLAHEAALKMLELTAGKVVAVHESSLGFRHGPKSILNDQSVVVLFLSQDAYTRKYDLDMLRELSGETTAIKTIALTERQDEEVSKLADWAISVNPEGKTLGNDFYLAILYILFAQVLALKKSIQLGITPDNPSPDGSVNRVVKGVTIYDYEEK, from the coding sequence ATGTTTCACTTAACAGAGAAAGAATTACAAAAAAATTTGGCTGGGCACACGGCACAGGAGATTTATCAACAACCTGAAATTTGGCAGGATACTATCAACATCGTAGTAGAAAACCAAACAAAAATTGAACGTTTTTTAACAGCTATTTATGATCAGCATGAACAAGTACGAGTCGTAATGACGGGAGCAGGAACATCGGCTTTTGCTGGAGATATACTCGTTCCTGAACTGCAAAAGCAGCATCAAGGTAAGATACAATTTGAAGCAATTGCAACAACAGATATCGTATCTAATCCTACCCATTATCTATTTAAAGAGATACCAACTATTTTAGTATCCTTCGCAAGATCAGGTAATAGTCCAGAAAGTGTGGCAGCAGTAAAACTAGCAAAGGACATCATTGATGATTTTTATCAAGTAAATATTACCTGTAATCCGAATGGTCAACTAGCTGAAAATACGGAGCATGATGAAAACAGTTTAACGATACTTACACCAGAAAAGGCGCATGATCAAGCTTTTGCAATGACTAGTAGCTTTACGAGTATGATTTTAGCATGTTATATGATTTTTTCTAAACACTCTATTTCCCATAATACAATAGAAGGAATAATAGCGAATGGTAAGCGGCTTGTTAAGCAAGTAGTAGAAGTTGTTGAAGAAGTAATCGCTCATGATATGGAACGAATTGTCTATTTAGGCTCAGGATCGCTTGGCCAATTAGCTCATGAAGCAGCGTTGAAAATGCTTGAACTCACGGCAGGAAAGGTAGTAGCAGTTCATGAGTCATCACTTGGTTTCCGACATGGTCCTAAGTCAATTTTAAATGATCAGTCTGTAGTAGTCCTATTTTTGTCTCAAGATGCGTATACAAGAAAATACGATCTGGATATGTTAAGAGAGCTATCTGGTGAGACGACTGCAATCAAGACGATAGCGCTAACAGAAAGGCAAGATGAAGAAGTAAGTAAATTAGCAGACTGGGCCATTTCTGTAAATCCTGAAGGAAAAACGTTAGGGAATGATTTTTACTTAGCCATACTTTACATCCTATTTGCTCAAGTCCTTGCATTGAAAAAGTCGATTCAGTTAGGAATTACACCTGATAATCCAAGTCCAGACGGATCGGTTAATCGGGTCGTAAAAGGTGTAACGATTTACGACTATGAAGAGAAATAG
- a CDS encoding GntR family transcriptional regulator, which produces MDKNSKVPLYLQLMEEIIQKIENKTYTEHQKLPSERELCSMYNLSRITVRQALQELEREGYIYKLHGKGTFVAAATFEQNLVKLYSFTEEMKKLGKTPMTQVISFEEIAVEKRLAEKMNLQPLDEVFQVVRLRLADNEPLMYETSYLPKRIFPKLTKLQLMEKPMYDVFYQDYQITVTRAVEKFSATHLRDAEADYLNATVQQPAMLIKRFAFHQDQLIEYTVSVARGDKFDYTVELT; this is translated from the coding sequence TTGGATAAAAATAGTAAGGTGCCCTTATATTTACAATTAATGGAAGAAATCATTCAAAAAATAGAAAATAAAACATATACAGAGCATCAAAAGTTGCCATCTGAACGTGAACTTTGCAGTATGTATAATCTTAGTCGAATAACTGTTAGACAGGCGCTTCAAGAGTTAGAAAGAGAAGGTTATATTTATAAATTACATGGTAAAGGTACCTTTGTTGCAGCGGCAACATTTGAGCAAAATTTAGTCAAATTATATAGTTTTACAGAGGAAATGAAAAAATTGGGGAAAACTCCAATGACACAAGTAATATCGTTTGAAGAAATTGCGGTTGAAAAGCGGTTGGCAGAAAAGATGAATTTACAACCACTTGATGAAGTATTTCAAGTTGTACGGTTACGATTAGCAGATAACGAACCGCTCATGTATGAAACATCGTATTTACCAAAGAGAATATTTCCTAAGCTGACTAAATTACAGCTAATGGAAAAACCGATGTACGATGTCTTTTATCAAGATTATCAAATTACTGTAACAAGAGCTGTTGAGAAGTTTTCAGCAACTCATTTACGTGACGCAGAAGCCGATTATTTAAACGCAACCGTACAGCAGCCGGCAATGCTTATTAAACGATTTGCATTTCACCAAGACCAATTAATTGAATATACGGTAAGCGTAGCCAGAGGAGATAAATTTGATTATACAGTTGAATTAACGTAA
- a CDS encoding helix-turn-helix domain-containing protein: MFRPRLTFYRILNMTPASWFPLQLQVKLSQSLKQGDYVVANETLKEILNHTTSIQTSIYMTKAMAYDLINSILKVIAEQNLLYDVAYIKQLFKFQTIDELYNTLDKIAVYICKEMNQKKRNKNNHLCHKLMKYLQKEFTNPELSLEKLADYFNLSVPYASRFIKEQTGYTFTQIIWEMRMKECKRLLLDTSIPIKDIVAQIGYYDVANFTRKFKKSVGVTPGQYRKHRIDTAL; encoded by the coding sequence ATGTTTCGTCCTAGACTTACTTTTTATCGAATTTTAAATATGACTCCCGCCTCTTGGTTTCCATTACAATTACAAGTTAAACTTTCGCAAAGTTTAAAACAAGGAGATTACGTTGTTGCTAATGAAACATTAAAAGAAATTTTAAACCATACTACTTCTATTCAAACTTCTATCTATATGACCAAAGCTATGGCATATGATCTTATTAATTCTATCTTAAAAGTCATTGCAGAACAAAATTTACTATATGATGTTGCTTATATTAAACAGCTTTTCAAGTTTCAAACGATAGATGAATTGTATAATACTCTTGATAAAATTGCTGTTTATATTTGCAAGGAAATGAATCAAAAGAAGCGCAATAAAAATAATCATCTCTGTCATAAGTTGATGAAGTACTTGCAAAAGGAATTTACTAATCCTGAGCTAAGCTTGGAAAAACTAGCGGATTATTTTAACTTATCTGTTCCCTATGCTAGTCGCTTTATTAAAGAACAAACAGGATATACCTTTACACAAATTATCTGGGAAATGAGAATGAAAGAATGCAAACGACTTCTATTAGATACTTCCATTCCTATCAAAGATATCGTTGCCCAGATTGGCTATTATGATGTGGCTAATTTTACTAGAAAGTTTAAAAAATCAGTAGGTGTTACTCCAGGTCAATACCGAAAACATCGAATCGATACCGCCCTTTAG
- a CDS encoding IS3 family transposase → MKARKCVPKKATSFSGESKCLPRKAQAKVAFGLKEEGFRLKDILLAVGIPEATYHYHVKNFGREDSDKVLKKIIIDLFKKFHERYGYKRITRELNKLGYVINHKKVYRIMCELGLKCVKFMRKSRKYNSYKGNVGKVAKNRLSRRFNTPIPLQKLVTDITEFKCLSEEKLYLNPILDLYNGEIIAYKIKERPTLDLVIEPLKETIEIIKNHATYRTTIHSDQGFHYQHNQWVRTLKENKVFQSMSRKATCADNASMENFFGILKQEMYYGEKLVSYEELKSRIEEYIYWYNHERIKEKLAGLSPVEYRTQSSQSTV, encoded by the coding sequence ATTAAGGCTAGAAAATGCGTACCTAAAAAAGCTACGAGCTTTTCGGGAGAATCCAAATGCCTTCCACGAAAAGCACAGGCAAAGGTAGCATTTGGACTTAAAGAAGAAGGATTCCGATTAAAAGATATTCTCCTTGCTGTGGGCATACCTGAAGCAACCTATCACTATCATGTGAAAAATTTTGGCAGAGAAGATTCAGACAAAGTACTAAAAAAAATCATTATAGATTTATTTAAAAAGTTCCATGAACGTTATGGCTATAAACGTATTACTAGAGAACTAAATAAATTAGGATACGTTATCAACCATAAAAAAGTATATCGCATTATGTGCGAATTGGGATTGAAATGTGTGAAATTTATGCGAAAATCCCGTAAATACAATTCCTATAAGGGAAACGTTGGAAAAGTGGCGAAAAACCGATTGTCTCGCCGTTTTAACACGCCAATTCCTCTTCAAAAATTAGTAACCGATATTACAGAATTCAAATGTCTAAGTGAAGAGAAGTTATATTTAAATCCGATTCTTGACCTTTATAACGGAGAAATTATTGCGTATAAAATCAAGGAACGTCCAACGTTAGATCTTGTCATAGAACCTTTAAAAGAAACGATAGAGATAATAAAGAATCATGCAACCTATCGCACCACCATCCATTCTGACCAAGGCTTTCATTACCAGCACAACCAATGGGTGAGAACATTAAAAGAGAATAAAGTATTCCAAAGCATGTCTAGAAAAGCAACCTGTGCGGATAATGCTTCCATGGAGAATTTTTTTGGCATTTTAAAACAAGAAATGTATTATGGAGAAAAATTAGTAAGCTATGAAGAATTAAAAAGTCGGATTGAAGAATATATCTATTGGTATAATCATGAACGAATAAAAGAAAAATTGGCCGGGCTGAGCCCAGTCGAGTATCGAACGCAATCCAGCCAATCAACTGTATAA
- a CDS encoding helix-turn-helix domain-containing protein, translating into MAKYSEEFKINLVTEYLYGNLGYKLLAKKYNMGSATPIFEWVKVYKSQGMDGLKRKKARKFYPVQFKLNTIQFVLKTGATFLETAVQFKLNNPSLIRRWMKEFKEQGVEGLKPKGESSMSKKPNKRKKKEEKKLTREEILERENELLRLENAYLKKLRAFRENPNAFHEKHRQR; encoded by the coding sequence ATGGCTAAATATAGTGAAGAATTTAAAATAAATCTTGTCACCGAGTATTTATATGGCAACCTAGGATATAAATTATTAGCAAAAAAATATAATATGGGTAGCGCAACACCAATATTTGAATGGGTGAAAGTCTATAAGTCTCAGGGAATGGATGGGTTAAAAAGAAAAAAAGCTAGGAAGTTTTATCCTGTTCAATTTAAATTAAATACGATACAATTTGTGTTAAAGACAGGTGCTACTTTTTTAGAAACTGCTGTTCAATTTAAATTGAACAACCCTTCCTTAATTAGACGCTGGATGAAAGAATTTAAGGAACAAGGAGTAGAAGGCCTGAAACCAAAGGGGGAGTCTTCTATGTCTAAGAAACCCAATAAACGGAAGAAAAAGGAAGAAAAAAAGTTAACACGTGAAGAAATATTAGAACGAGAGAATGAACTATTAAGGCTAGAAAATGCGTACCTAAAAAAGCTACGAGCTTTTCGGGAGAATCCAAATGCCTTCCACGAAAAGCACAGGCAAAGGTAG
- a CDS encoding class I SAM-dependent methyltransferase encodes MNKQTETIKKRYNRISGVFDLMEHIMKEEWRKELIQQADGSVLEVGVGTGTNLKYYSKEVQVTGIDFSPNMLKRAREKANRLPVDIQLLEMDIQNLEFPDNTFDTVISTCVFCSVPDPVQGLKEIRRVTKSNGKIIMLEHMRSENQIIGKFMDILNPIGLYFIGANINRRTIDNIHSSNMKIVKQEFFLSSILRKLVLSPNKNEL; translated from the coding sequence ATGAATAAACAAACAGAAACGATTAAAAAAAGATACAATCGTATATCAGGTGTTTTTGATTTAATGGAGCATATCATGAAAGAAGAGTGGCGAAAGGAATTGATTCAACAAGCAGATGGAAGTGTACTAGAAGTTGGTGTAGGTACAGGAACTAATTTAAAGTACTATTCTAAAGAAGTTCAAGTGACGGGGATAGATTTTAGCCCGAACATGCTTAAAAGAGCAAGGGAAAAAGCAAATCGACTTCCTGTAGATATTCAATTACTCGAAATGGATATTCAAAACTTGGAATTTCCCGATAATACATTTGATACGGTTATTTCTACATGTGTCTTCTGCTCTGTTCCAGATCCTGTTCAAGGACTTAAAGAGATTCGACGTGTTACGAAATCAAACGGAAAGATTATCATGCTTGAGCATATGCGAAGCGAAAACCAAATCATCGGAAAGTTTATGGATATTCTTAATCCAATTGGTCTGTATTTTATTGGTGCTAATATTAATCGGAGAACAATAGACAATATCCATTCTTCCAATATGAAAATAGTAAAACAAGAATTTTTTCTATCATCTATCTTAAGAAAGCTAGTCCTCTCACCGAATAAAAACGAACTTTAG
- a CDS encoding DMT family transporter, with translation MNQVLKNKWVVVGIAVFCSILWGSAFPVLKVSYEELQMAADDTIAKIVLAGMRFLLAGIMILVGLLIVNRKYLMVTKRQLFFLTIFGFIQTGLQYFFFYNGLANVSGMQGAILISSGTFFTVVLAHFFYTNDRLNWNKAIGLVAGFTGIIVANWGQELQLSFQLTGEGYMILSGLTGAIGTIMAKELAVGIHPFALTGWQLTIGSGIMLIVGVPQLSDHAMTFTTLGWWLFIYSAVLSAAAFALWYSILKYNKAGEISMYKFLTPVSGAVLSAVFIPEEKLTIFIISALVLVAMGIISVNYKKKVQGKEMQT, from the coding sequence GTGAATCAGGTTTTAAAAAATAAATGGGTTGTCGTAGGCATAGCTGTTTTCTGCTCCATTTTATGGGGCAGTGCATTTCCTGTGTTAAAAGTGAGCTATGAGGAATTGCAAATGGCTGCAGATGATACAATTGCTAAAATTGTGTTAGCAGGAATGAGATTTTTGCTAGCTGGAATCATGATCCTAGTCGGTTTACTAATAGTAAATCGAAAGTACTTAATGGTAACAAAACGACAACTGTTTTTTCTTACCATATTTGGGTTCATCCAAACAGGATTACAATATTTCTTTTTTTATAATGGATTGGCCAATGTTTCCGGTATGCAAGGAGCAATTTTAATATCTAGTGGAACGTTTTTTACCGTTGTACTAGCGCATTTTTTCTATACAAATGACCGCTTGAATTGGAACAAAGCAATTGGCTTAGTAGCAGGATTTACCGGAATTATTGTGGCTAATTGGGGACAGGAACTACAGCTCAGCTTCCAGTTAACCGGTGAGGGGTACATGATTTTATCAGGACTAACAGGGGCTATCGGTACCATTATGGCAAAGGAACTAGCAGTTGGTATCCACCCATTTGCTCTCACTGGATGGCAATTAACTATTGGATCCGGAATAATGTTAATCGTAGGGGTGCCTCAGCTGAGTGATCATGCAATGACTTTTACGACTTTGGGTTGGTGGTTATTTATTTATTCAGCAGTATTATCGGCAGCTGCTTTTGCTTTGTGGTACTCTATTTTAAAATATAACAAAGCTGGGGAAATTAGCATGTATAAATTTTTAACACCTGTTTCTGGCGCAGTGTTATCAGCAGTCTTTATTCCTGAGGAAAAACTAACGATCTTTATTATTAGTGCACTCGTTTTGGTAGCAATGGGTATTATCTCTGTGAATTACAAAAAGAAAGTGCAAGGGAAAGAAATGCAAACTTAG
- a CDS encoding NUDIX hydrolase, whose amino-acid sequence MNATKVIAKLRDRKPTILGREHFREFGIFIPMVEIKNETHLLFEVRSLKMRNQPGDICFPGGRVEKDDESELHCALRETSEEIGVDITNISDVVPLDYIVSDFGRIIFPFVGVLHHPEKIVPNRAEVDEVFTVPLQFFLETKPEAYKVNFKVIPEVNFPYEHIQGGKKYEWSVRAADELFYYYKGKVIWGLTARIIAHFVELIKQ is encoded by the coding sequence GTGAATGCGACTAAGGTAATAGCAAAATTAAGGGATCGTAAGCCAACTATTTTAGGACGTGAACACTTTCGAGAATTTGGTATATTTATTCCTATGGTAGAAATTAAAAATGAAACGCACTTGTTATTCGAAGTACGCTCATTAAAAATGCGCAATCAGCCTGGCGATATTTGTTTTCCGGGCGGGAGAGTAGAAAAAGATGACGAAAGTGAACTGCATTGTGCGTTACGGGAAACATCAGAGGAAATAGGTGTAGATATTACGAATATAAGTGATGTTGTTCCACTAGATTATATTGTATCTGATTTTGGAAGAATCATATTTCCATTTGTTGGAGTGCTTCATCATCCAGAAAAAATTGTACCAAATCGTGCAGAAGTAGATGAGGTATTCACAGTCCCTTTACAATTTTTCCTAGAAACAAAGCCTGAAGCATATAAGGTGAATTTTAAAGTCATTCCTGAAGTTAATTTTCCATATGAACATATTCAAGGTGGGAAAAAATATGAATGGAGTGTGCGAGCAGCAGATGAATTATTTTATTACTATAAAGGAAAGGTGATTTGGGGACTAACTGCAAGGATAATTGCTCATTTTGTCGAGCTAATAAAACAGTGA
- a CDS encoding DUF2922 domain-containing protein codes for MKRLELKFTNEEGKVVTYSIDNPIEPANPSKINAAMDEILKQNVFTTGGGDLTAKKSAMIVERVVEEIEMN; via the coding sequence GTGAAAAGGCTAGAATTAAAGTTTACGAATGAGGAAGGAAAAGTAGTTACTTATTCGATTGACAATCCAATAGAACCAGCTAATCCATCGAAAATTAATGCCGCAATGGATGAAATTCTGAAACAAAATGTATTTACCACAGGTGGCGGAGATCTTACAGCCAAGAAAAGTGCAATGATTGTAGAAAGGGTTGTTGAAGAAATTGAAATGAATTAA